In the Juglans microcarpa x Juglans regia isolate MS1-56 chromosome 6D, Jm3101_v1.0, whole genome shotgun sequence genome, one interval contains:
- the LOC121236142 gene encoding expansin-like B1 produces MGLAVLENQVRILCVMICMVLLLPALSCASQDTFTCSRATYYGSPDCYGTPSGACGFGEFGRTVNDGSVTGVSRLYKNGTGCGACYQVRCTTPQYCSEDGVLNVVVTDYGEGDKTDFILSARAYARLARPNVAAELFARGVIDVEYRRVSCHYSGYNLMFKVHEHSRYPNYLAIVVLYAAGMNDITAVELYQEDCKQWRGMRRSFGAVWDMANPPIGSIKLRFQVNGNAWVQSKNDLPALWNAGVAYDSAIQLN; encoded by the exons ATGGGGCTTGCAGTACTTGAAAACCAAGTTCGTATTCTTTGTGTGATGATCTGCATGGTACTGCTCTTGCCTGCTCTATCATGTGCCTCTCAAGACACTTTTACTTGCTCAAGAGCAACCTACTACGGTAGTCCTGACTGCTATGGGACTCCAA GTGGAGCTTGTGGGTTTGGAGAATTCGGAAGGACTGTCAATGATGGCAGCGTGACTGGAGTCTCTAGGCTGTATAAGAATGGAACTGGTTGTGGTGCATGCTATCAG GTTAGGTGCACAACACCACAATATTGCAGTGAGGATGGAGTACTGAACGTGGTGGTGACTGACTACGGTGAAGGTGACAAAACTGACTTCATACTCAGCGCCCGAGCCTACGCAAGATTGGCACGCCCCAACGTGGCGGCGGAGTTGTTTGCTCGCGGCGTGATCGACGTAGAATATCGAAGGGTCTCGTGCCACTACTCTGGTTACAACCTTATGTTCAAGGTCCATGAGCATAGCAGATATCCTAATTATCTAGCGATAGTGGTTTTATATGCAGCCGGGATGAATGACATCACAGCCGTCGAATTGTATCAG GAGGATTGCAAACAATGGAGGGGCATGCGTAGGTCCTTCGGGGCAGTGTGGGACATGGCTAATCCACCAATTGGTTCTATAAAATTGAGGTTTCAAGTGAATGGCAACGCATGGGTGCAATCCAAAAATGATCTGCCTGCTTTGTGGAACGCTGGGGTTGCTTATGACTCAGCCATTCAgctaaattaa